A genomic segment from Chitinophagaceae bacterium encodes:
- a CDS encoding trimeric intracellular cation channel family protein produces MDKLLNPLHLAMSFLQVVIYMGTFIFALTGAFKARAYRMDIFGGLVVAFATAYGGGTIRDLLIGIQPVNWINDNIALILVFAGTAITFLLKENVNRFRRTIFFTDAAGLGLFTTAGIEVALRNGLNDIYALIMGVMTATFGGLLADIFCNSVPNLFKKGELYATACAIGGGIYLLLKETPISTNANIAVCVILIIGIRIYSKRKRLMLPEI; encoded by the coding sequence TTGGATAAGCTGCTTAATCCATTACATTTGGCTATGAGTTTTTTACAGGTAGTTATTTACATGGGTACTTTTATATTTGCTTTAACCGGCGCTTTTAAAGCAAGGGCATATCGCATGGATATATTTGGTGGGCTGGTAGTAGCTTTTGCTACGGCTTATGGCGGCGGAACAATCAGAGACCTGCTCATTGGCATTCAACCGGTAAACTGGATAAACGATAATATTGCACTTATATTGGTATTTGCCGGCACGGCCATTACCTTTTTGCTCAAAGAAAATGTAAACCGTTTCAGGCGCACCATTTTTTTTACCGATGCTGCCGGGCTGGGTTTATTTACCACTGCCGGTATTGAAGTAGCTTTACGCAATGGCCTCAATGATATTTATGCATTAATCATGGGTGTAATGACGGCAACTTTCGGTGGGCTTTTGGCCGATATTTTTTGCAATTCGGTTCCCAACCTGTTTAAAAAAGGAGAACTTTATGCAACTGCCTGCGCTATTGGCGGTGGTATTTACTTATTATTGAAAGAAACCCCAATTTCTACTAATGCCAATATTGCCGTATGCGTAATACTCATTATTGGCATAAGAATTTATTCAAAAAGAAAAAGGCTGATGTTGCCAGAAATTTAA
- a CDS encoding gamma carbonic anhydrase family protein yields MAIILPVNNISPSQGNDCFFAPNATIVGDVKMGNQCSVWFNAVIRGDVNSIIIGNKVNVQDGAVIHCTFEKTKTIIGNNVSIGHNAIVHGCVIEDNVLVGMGAILMDNAHIGSNCIIAAGAVVLENTRVEAGSIYAGVPAKKIKDISAELISGEINRIADNYVKYSGWFK; encoded by the coding sequence ATGGCAATAATACTTCCGGTAAATAATATAAGTCCAAGCCAGGGCAATGATTGTTTTTTTGCCCCCAATGCAACCATAGTTGGGGATGTAAAAATGGGCAACCAATGCAGCGTATGGTTTAATGCAGTAATCCGTGGAGATGTAAACAGCATCATTATAGGGAATAAAGTAAACGTACAGGATGGGGCCGTTATACACTGCACTTTTGAAAAAACAAAGACCATTATTGGAAATAATGTGAGCATTGGGCACAATGCAATAGTGCATGGATGCGTTATTGAAGATAACGTACTGGTAGGCATGGGTGCAATTCTTATGGATAATGCCCATATTGGTAGCAATTGTATTATAGCTGCAGGAGCGGTAGTACTGGAAAATACCAGGGTAGAAGCCGGAAGTATATATGCCGGAGTTCCGGCAAAAAAGATAAAAGACATTAGTGCCGAATTAATTAGTGGCGAAATTAACAGGATTGCCGATAATTACGTTAAATATAGCGGATGGTTTAAGTAG
- the mutL gene encoding DNA mismatch repair endonuclease MutL translates to MPDIIHLLPDNIANQIAAGEVIQRPASAVKELLENAVDAGATEIRLLVNDAGKSLIQVIDNGKGMSETDARMAFERHATSKIKNISDLFCIKTMGFRGEALASIAAVAQVEIKTKRAEDDAGIYLEVENSMVKKQEPVAMENGTSIAMKNLFFNVPARRNFLKSNAAELRHIVDEFTRVAMSFPEIFFSLSSNGQQVFHLDKGSLKQRVVQLLGNHYNARLVAVDEKTDYLNILGFVGKPDTAKKTRGDQYFFVNNRFIKSAYLNHAVMNAFDALVTKDSFPLYVLFIELNPAQVDINVHPTKQEIKFEDEKIVYAFVQSAVKHALAQFSISPTLDFELDAGIQSLDAVNKPFTEEKKASASASSLYKTFTQKNQANFIESTSDLKHWKDFYEPLAVPKDAAISMLQGIEDMRKQYNFDHILQLHHTFIVLQNHEGYLLIHQQNAHERVLYDRYANAVNGKAIHTQQSLFPATINLAAADAVLLTELLPDLLLLGYRLEPFGNNTFVVQGVPADVLSGNETLAIEKILEQFKHFSNEIKFSKREKLLRSLAIQHAIKAGVALSAKEMASLLSDLFACNTPGATASGRPTYLSFKKDELNKMFGR, encoded by the coding sequence TTGCCGGATATTATTCATTTATTGCCCGATAATATTGCCAACCAAATAGCCGCTGGTGAGGTAATTCAGCGCCCTGCAAGTGCTGTAAAAGAACTTTTGGAAAACGCAGTGGATGCCGGCGCAACCGAAATAAGGCTTTTGGTTAATGATGCCGGAAAATCTCTGATACAGGTTATAGATAATGGCAAGGGCATGAGCGAAACCGATGCAAGAATGGCTTTTGAACGCCATGCCACATCCAAAATTAAAAATATTTCCGACCTTTTTTGTATTAAAACAATGGGTTTTAGAGGAGAAGCGCTGGCAAGTATTGCCGCAGTGGCGCAGGTAGAAATTAAAACCAAAAGGGCAGAAGATGATGCCGGCATTTACCTGGAAGTGGAGAACAGCATGGTAAAAAAACAAGAACCCGTGGCAATGGAAAACGGAACCTCCATTGCTATGAAAAATTTATTTTTTAATGTTCCGGCCCGGAGGAATTTTCTTAAAAGCAATGCCGCAGAACTAAGGCATATTGTAGATGAATTTACAAGAGTGGCCATGAGTTTCCCAGAAATATTTTTTTCGCTCAGCTCCAACGGTCAGCAAGTTTTTCACTTGGATAAAGGCTCGCTGAAACAGCGTGTAGTGCAACTTTTAGGCAACCATTATAATGCCAGGCTGGTAGCCGTTGATGAAAAAACAGATTACTTAAATATTCTTGGCTTTGTGGGAAAACCGGATACAGCAAAAAAAACCCGTGGCGACCAGTATTTTTTTGTGAATAACCGCTTTATCAAAAGCGCTTACCTCAACCATGCCGTAATGAATGCATTTGACGCACTGGTTACCAAAGATAGCTTTCCACTTTATGTGTTGTTTATTGAACTGAACCCGGCACAGGTTGATATTAATGTGCACCCAACAAAGCAGGAAATTAAATTTGAAGATGAGAAAATAGTATATGCCTTTGTGCAAAGCGCCGTAAAACATGCATTGGCCCAGTTTAGTATTTCGCCTACTTTAGATTTTGAATTGGATGCTGGTATACAAAGCCTTGATGCAGTTAATAAACCGTTTACTGAAGAAAAAAAAGCATCGGCTTCGGCTTCTTCTTTATATAAAACCTTTACACAAAAAAACCAGGCCAATTTTATTGAAAGTACAAGTGATTTAAAACACTGGAAAGATTTTTATGAACCTTTAGCAGTGCCCAAAGACGCAGCAATATCAATGTTACAGGGTATTGAGGATATGCGTAAACAATATAATTTTGACCATATCTTGCAACTGCATCATACTTTTATTGTGCTGCAAAACCATGAAGGCTATTTATTGATACATCAGCAAAATGCACACGAAAGGGTTTTGTATGACCGGTATGCAAATGCCGTAAATGGCAAAGCTATACATACACAGCAAAGTCTTTTTCCGGCAACCATAAATTTAGCTGCAGCAGATGCCGTTTTATTAACAGAATTGCTGCCCGATTTACTATTGCTCGGTTACCGCCTTGAGCCTTTTGGCAACAATACATTTGTGGTGCAGGGTGTTCCGGCAGATGTTTTATCGGGCAACGAAACATTGGCAATAGAAAAAATACTGGAACAATTCAAGCATTTTAGTAATGAAATAAAATTCAGCAAAAGGGAAAAATTGTTGCGTTCACTGGCAATACAACATGCTATTAAAGCTGGTGTGGCCCTGTCTGCCAAAGAAATGGCTTCTTTACTATCTGATTTATTTGCCTGCAATACCCCGGGTGCTACAGCCAGCGGCCGACCCACTTACCTTAGCTTTAAAAAAGATGAGCTGAACAAAATGTTTGGCCGCTAA
- the rsgA gene encoding ribosome small subunit-dependent GTPase A — MQALVYKSTGNWYQLKNEQGRVLSARMAGKLKTEGITSSNPIAVGDNVTINDEAGEENLVITSVLPRKNYINRVSPHNKNQHIIIAANLDKAVLFATLKDPKTSLGFIDRFLVSAEAYHIPVVIVFNKSDLYKEKEKTNFEKIKTIYETAGYTVMAMSIKENKGIAEIKAILKDKTTLLSGHSGVGKSSFLNEIIPTQNQKTKEVSNWSGKGMHTTTFAEMFDLPQGGKIIDTPGIRELGLVDISREELSQFFPEMRLILNNCRFNNCQHIDEPGCAVKAEVENDIISMERYISYISIRDTIPESKWK; from the coding sequence ATGCAGGCATTAGTTTATAAATCTACAGGCAATTGGTACCAGCTAAAAAATGAACAGGGCAGGGTGCTTTCTGCAAGAATGGCCGGAAAGCTTAAAACGGAAGGCATCACTTCTTCCAACCCAATAGCTGTAGGCGATAATGTAACAATTAATGATGAAGCCGGCGAAGAAAACTTGGTTATTACATCGGTATTACCCAGGAAAAATTATATCAACAGGGTATCTCCGCACAATAAAAATCAGCATATTATTATTGCTGCCAACCTGGATAAAGCAGTTTTGTTTGCTACCTTAAAAGACCCCAAAACTTCTTTGGGTTTTATTGACCGCTTCCTTGTTTCGGCAGAAGCTTATCACATACCTGTAGTAATTGTTTTTAATAAAAGCGATTTGTATAAAGAAAAAGAGAAAACCAATTTTGAAAAGATAAAAACTATTTATGAGACGGCAGGTTATACCGTAATGGCAATGAGCATAAAAGAAAATAAGGGCATTGCGGAAATAAAAGCAATTTTAAAAGATAAAACCACATTGCTTTCTGGTCATTCCGGGGTAGGGAAATCATCTTTTTTAAACGAAATAATTCCCACACAAAACCAAAAAACAAAAGAAGTAAGTAACTGGAGTGGAAAAGGTATGCACACCACCACATTTGCAGAAATGTTTGATTTGCCGCAAGGCGGAAAAATAATAGATACACCTGGTATTAGAGAACTGGGCCTTGTGGATATAAGCAGGGAAGAGCTTTCTCAGTTTTTCCCTGAAATGCGGCTGATATTAAATAATTGCCGTTTTAATAATTGCCAGCATATAGACGAGCCAGGCTGTGCCGTAAAAGCAGAAGTTGAAAATGACATTATAAGTATGGAAAGATATATCAGCTATATATCCATTAGAGATACTATACCGGAAAGTAAATGGAAATAA
- a CDS encoding serine hydrolase has protein sequence MKKIISVFSCVFLSSFSLLAQNDAKNWVDSVYKSLSKDERIAQLMVARLSSIDAKTKKVIFYDTKVAALVKQYNIGGICLFQGSPEKQATILNSLQAIAKTPILMCIDAEWGLGMRMTDSVLPLPRQMMLGAMKDASIVYQYGAIVAEQCKRMGIQVNYAPVIDINNNPLNPVINDRSFGEDKYKVADFGIAYMKGMQDNAVLACAKHFPGHGDVSVDSHYDLPVINKSFAQLDSLELYPFKKIFEAGVGSVMIAHLYIPSIDTAKNRATSLSKKNIQALLRNQLNYQGLTFTDALEMQGVKKFFPNEEASVQSIIAGNDMLCLPGDIPLSIQKIKTAIKQKKISWEQIEQHCKKVLLAKYQLGLTQSPIINTQNLTEDLNSKIANMRKTVAENAITLLAKQNDAFFPLSVSTHNKAGDVAVVAIGTSRANEFCKQLISDYNAGVYYFDFNKTTGDADALFNTLKSKYKKIIVGIHNVSRYPGSNFGISKAAAQLVNRLQNETESILFLFGNAYAAKNFCNAKNMVICYEDDAIIQNTAVEFLKGNLEYKGVLPVRVCEKFNYGFGETTHTSLKFSKDPLDPTPGFDAAKMAAIDSIANDAIARKATPGCMVMVVKNGKISYCKSFGFYDYSQTQQVTPETVYDLASVTKIAATTLAVMKLFEEGKIDLKKNLSHYLKWVKGSDKEFLKIDDLLLHQAGLVAFIPFYKETLDNNGNPNASLYFSSWRDTFPLKVAEHLYLRRDWPDTMFSRILKSPLGPWSKYVYSDNDFIFLGKVIEAITLKSLERYVEEEFYEPMELKKIGFRPLQRMPFTKIAPTQDEKIFRKQLIQGTVHDPGAAMFGGVSGHAGLFSDAFDLAAVMQMLLNGGTYNGLQYLKKETIDLFTSYNSNYSRRGLGFDKPDKDNAKKQYPYPSTFSSPQTFGHTGYTGTCAWVDPQYNLIYIFLSNRVNPSESTVLNRMNVREKIFDAIYKAML, from the coding sequence ATGAAAAAAATTATTTCTGTTTTTTCTTGTGTTTTTCTGTCTTCCTTTTCCCTTTTAGCACAAAACGATGCAAAAAACTGGGTAGATAGTGTTTATAAAAGCCTCAGCAAAGATGAGCGTATTGCACAATTAATGGTGGCACGCTTAAGCAGTATAGATGCCAAAACCAAAAAAGTAATTTTCTATGATACAAAGGTTGCAGCACTGGTTAAGCAATATAATATAGGCGGCATTTGCCTTTTTCAGGGCAGCCCGGAAAAACAGGCTACGATACTTAACTCGCTGCAGGCTATTGCAAAAACACCCATTTTAATGTGTATTGATGCAGAATGGGGCCTTGGCATGAGAATGACCGATAGCGTATTGCCCTTACCCAGGCAAATGATGCTGGGTGCAATGAAAGATGCAAGTATCGTTTATCAATATGGGGCTATAGTAGCCGAACAATGTAAACGAATGGGCATACAGGTGAACTATGCGCCGGTGATAGACATCAATAACAACCCACTAAACCCGGTAATCAACGACCGCAGTTTTGGGGAAGACAAATACAAAGTGGCCGATTTTGGCATTGCTTATATGAAAGGTATGCAGGATAATGCTGTACTTGCCTGCGCCAAGCATTTTCCCGGTCATGGAGATGTGAGTGTGGATTCCCATTACGACCTGCCGGTAATAAATAAATCATTTGCCCAATTGGATTCATTAGAACTCTATCCATTTAAAAAAATATTTGAAGCCGGCGTAGGAAGTGTAATGATTGCACATTTATATATCCCATCAATTGATACCGCAAAAAACCGGGCAACATCGCTTTCCAAAAAAAATATACAGGCACTTTTACGCAACCAGCTAAATTACCAGGGCCTCACTTTTACCGATGCATTGGAAATGCAGGGTGTAAAAAAATTCTTTCCTAATGAAGAAGCCTCCGTACAATCTATTATTGCAGGCAACGACATGCTTTGCCTGCCAGGCGATATTCCTTTAAGTATCCAAAAAATAAAAACGGCCATAAAGCAAAAGAAAATAAGCTGGGAACAAATTGAGCAACACTGCAAAAAAGTGTTGCTGGCAAAATACCAGCTTGGCTTAACCCAAAGCCCCATCATTAATACCCAAAACCTTACCGAAGACCTAAACAGCAAAATTGCCAACATGCGTAAAACTGTTGCCGAAAATGCAATTACGCTTTTGGCAAAACAAAACGATGCGTTTTTCCCATTGTCGGTTTCTACCCATAACAAAGCCGGTGATGTTGCCGTAGTAGCCATTGGCACAAGCAGGGCAAATGAATTTTGCAAACAATTAATAAGCGATTATAATGCCGGTGTATACTACTTTGATTTCAACAAAACAACAGGTGACGCCGATGCATTATTCAATACTTTAAAAAGCAAATACAAAAAAATTATTGTAGGTATTCACAATGTTTCCCGTTATCCCGGCTCCAATTTTGGCATTAGCAAGGCTGCTGCCCAATTGGTTAACCGGTTACAAAACGAAACGGAAAGCATCTTGTTTTTATTTGGCAATGCCTATGCAGCTAAAAATTTTTGCAATGCTAAAAACATGGTTATTTGTTACGAAGATGATGCCATTATACAAAACACAGCCGTAGAATTTTTGAAAGGCAATTTAGAATACAAGGGCGTTTTACCCGTAAGGGTTTGTGAAAAATTTAATTATGGTTTTGGTGAAACAACCCATACCTCGCTAAAGTTTTCTAAAGACCCGCTGGATCCCACGCCGGGATTTGATGCGGCAAAAATGGCGGCCATTGATTCCATTGCAAATGATGCCATTGCCCGTAAAGCCACGCCTGGCTGCATGGTAATGGTAGTTAAAAACGGTAAAATTTCTTATTGTAAATCATTTGGATTTTACGATTACAGCCAAACACAACAGGTAACACCGGAAACAGTTTACGACCTTGCTTCGGTAACAAAAATTGCCGCAACTACACTTGCCGTTATGAAACTTTTCGAAGAAGGAAAAATTGATTTAAAAAAAAACTTAAGTCATTACCTCAAATGGGTTAAAGGCAGCGATAAAGAATTTTTAAAAATAGATGACCTGCTTTTACACCAGGCCGGGCTTGTAGCTTTTATACCTTTTTATAAAGAAACACTGGATAACAACGGCAACCCCAATGCCTCTTTATACTTTAGTTCCTGGAGGGATACTTTTCCTCTTAAAGTTGCCGAACATCTTTATTTACGAAGGGACTGGCCCGATACTATGTTCAGCCGAATCCTTAAAAGCCCTTTAGGACCCTGGAGCAAATATGTTTATAGCGACAATGATTTTATTTTTTTGGGAAAAGTTATTGAAGCCATCACCTTAAAATCGCTGGAGCGGTATGTGGAAGAAGAATTTTACGAGCCTATGGAATTAAAAAAAATTGGTTTCAGGCCATTGCAACGAATGCCTTTTACAAAAATAGCACCAACGCAGGATGAGAAAATTTTCAGGAAACAATTGATACAAGGAACAGTACACGACCCCGGAGCAGCAATGTTTGGCGGCGTTTCGGGCCATGCCGGGTTATTCAGCGATGCCTTTGACCTTGCTGCAGTAATGCAAATGTTACTCAACGGAGGTACCTACAATGGGCTGCAGTATTTAAAAAAAGAAACCATAGATTTATTTACCAGCTATAATTCAAATTATAGCCGCCGGGGATTGGGTTTTGATAAACCCGATAAAGACAATGCAAAAAAACAATACCCTTACCCTTCCACATTTTCCTCGCCCCAAACCTTTGGCCATACGGGCTATACAGGCACCTGTGCATGGGTAGACCCGCAATACAACCTTATTTATATTTTTTTAAGCAACAGGGTAAACCCCAGCGAAAGTACTGTGCTTAACCGTATGAATGTAAGAGAAAAAATTTTCGATGCTATTTACAAAGCCATGCTTTAA